In one window of Frigoriglobus tundricola DNA:
- a CDS encoding response regulator translates to MLVLTRRPNEKIRFPALDITVHILRSSSHAIRVGIEAPPEVKVLREEICARVAPPAQPKAADHALANALSRVTLAIHLAQKQWQVGRTADAEATLEKALQTLAQLDQTQRPAPTVRCTALIVEDDANERELLAGLLGMNGCECTTAADGVDALDYLEAGGRPDVVLVDMAMPRCDGPETLRRIRADERFSGLPVFSVSSTNPRELNVPDGPGGFDAWFSKPLNPKYLWDAIQAAVRSPAASN, encoded by the coding sequence GTGCTCGTCCTCACGCGCCGTCCGAACGAGAAGATCCGGTTTCCTGCTCTCGACATCACCGTTCACATCCTGCGGTCCAGCAGCCACGCCATCCGGGTGGGAATCGAAGCGCCCCCGGAAGTGAAGGTTCTTCGAGAAGAGATCTGCGCGCGGGTGGCGCCTCCGGCGCAGCCGAAAGCGGCGGACCACGCTCTGGCGAACGCGCTGAGCCGGGTGACCCTTGCGATTCATCTCGCCCAGAAGCAGTGGCAGGTGGGCCGCACAGCGGACGCCGAAGCGACGCTGGAGAAGGCCCTCCAAACCCTGGCCCAGTTGGACCAGACCCAGCGGCCCGCACCCACTGTGCGCTGCACGGCGCTGATTGTCGAGGACGACGCGAACGAGCGCGAGTTGCTGGCCGGGCTGCTCGGGATGAACGGGTGCGAGTGCACGACTGCGGCCGACGGGGTGGACGCGCTGGACTACCTGGAAGCCGGCGGCCGGCCGGACGTCGTACTGGTGGACATGGCGATGCCCCGGTGCGACGGCCCCGAAACGCTCCGCCGGATCCGGGCCGACGAGCGCTTTTCTGGGCTGCCGGTGTTCTCGGTCAGCAGCACGAACCCGCGGGAGCTGAACGTCCCGGACGGCCCCGGGGGGTTCGACGCGTGGTTCTCCAAGCCGCTCAACCCGAAGTACCTGTGGGACGCGATCCAGGCCGCGGTCCGCTCCCCGGCCGCCTCGAACTGA
- a CDS encoding DUF1349 domain-containing protein yields MRTAVVVLFVPLVGLAAPVPKETAGQKLAKVFGTPVDPNKDCKFAFDGKKLTVDVGKGDHGMHVAGNRTGAPRTLRAVEGDFAVEVTATPGDRPPGAKPAVPGHGFTFHSQGLLFWVDDRTYIRLEHARRDPPNGAVVTYVNWELFKDGQWLRAGGTADGLLDDTKPTRFRLTRKGNEVRGAWSQDGRKTWNELAAITLDLKAKAQVGVIAAHNTDAPFAATFEGFALTPATDAKK; encoded by the coding sequence ATGCGCACTGCCGTCGTCGTGCTGTTCGTCCCTCTTGTCGGCCTGGCCGCCCCGGTCCCGAAGGAGACGGCCGGGCAGAAACTCGCCAAGGTGTTCGGCACGCCGGTCGATCCGAATAAGGACTGCAAGTTCGCCTTCGACGGCAAGAAGTTGACGGTCGACGTGGGCAAAGGCGACCACGGGATGCACGTCGCCGGTAACCGCACCGGGGCGCCCCGCACGCTGCGCGCGGTCGAAGGGGACTTCGCCGTCGAGGTCACCGCGACCCCCGGTGACCGCCCGCCCGGGGCGAAACCCGCGGTCCCGGGCCACGGGTTCACGTTCCACAGCCAGGGCCTGCTCTTCTGGGTCGATGACAGGACCTATATCCGGCTCGAACACGCACGGCGCGACCCGCCCAACGGCGCGGTCGTCACTTACGTGAATTGGGAGCTGTTCAAGGACGGCCAGTGGCTCCGGGCCGGTGGGACGGCCGACGGGCTGCTCGACGATACCAAACCGACGCGGTTCCGGCTGACCCGCAAAGGCAACGAGGTCCGAGGCGCGTGGAGCCAGGACGGCCGCAAGACGTGGAACGAACTGGCGGCGATCACCCTCGACCTGAAAGCGAAGGCGCAGGTGGGCGTGATTGCCGCGCACAACACCGACGCGCCGTTCGCGGCCACGTTCGAGGGGTTCGCGCTCACCCCGGCGACCGACGCCAAGAAGTGA
- a CDS encoding RidA family protein codes for MASAGYSQISVAEPGRLAFLSGQVAWLPSGEEAPKDVAGQAKVAAVNLASALKELGASGKDIVMLRLYVVDATTEKFQQAQVALDELKGDGMPSITTIGVQALYSPDILVEIEMVVRLP; via the coding sequence ATGGCTTCGGCCGGATACTCGCAGATCAGCGTCGCGGAACCGGGCCGCCTCGCCTTCCTGTCTGGCCAGGTTGCCTGGCTGCCGAGCGGTGAGGAGGCGCCCAAAGACGTCGCTGGCCAGGCCAAGGTTGCGGCTGTCAACCTCGCTTCCGCTCTCAAGGAACTTGGGGCGTCGGGCAAGGACATCGTGATGCTGCGCCTCTACGTCGTCGATGCGACCACGGAAAAGTTCCAGCAGGCCCAAGTCGCGCTGGATGAACTTAAGGGAGACGGGATGCCCAGCATCACGACGATCGGCGTCCAGGCACTGTATTCGCCGGACATTCTGGTCGAGATTGAAATGGTGGTGCGTCTCCCCTGA
- a CDS encoding SDR family NAD(P)-dependent oxidoreductase, whose translation MSLLKNKIAVVTGGGSGIGLATAERFVEEGAHVFIAGRRRAELDKAVAEIGKNVTGVKTDIAKPDDLDRLYETVAKKGKIDVIFACAAFVEKTMTAAATPEHFDKTFNTNARGTYFTVQKALPYLNDGASIILVASAGKNRGFPGRSTYSATKAALRSLARAWTSEFKDRKIRTNVLSPGPVDTPMFDGQFPSEEGAAEARKQITAMVPLARLGRPEEIASAALFLASDQSSYVAGIDLLVDGGLTAV comes from the coding sequence ATGTCGTTATTGAAAAACAAGATCGCCGTCGTCACGGGGGGCGGCAGCGGCATCGGCCTCGCGACCGCCGAGCGGTTCGTTGAAGAGGGCGCCCACGTGTTCATCGCCGGTCGCCGCCGGGCCGAGCTCGACAAGGCCGTCGCGGAGATCGGCAAGAACGTCACCGGCGTGAAGACCGACATCGCAAAGCCCGATGACCTCGACCGTCTCTACGAGACCGTTGCGAAGAAGGGCAAGATCGATGTGATTTTTGCGTGCGCGGCCTTCGTCGAAAAGACGATGACCGCCGCAGCGACGCCCGAGCATTTCGACAAGACCTTCAACACCAACGCCCGCGGTACTTATTTCACGGTTCAAAAGGCTCTGCCTTACTTGAATGATGGGGCTTCCATCATCCTCGTGGCGTCCGCCGGGAAGAACAGAGGCTTTCCGGGCCGAAGCACCTACAGCGCCACCAAGGCGGCGCTGAGGTCATTAGCCCGCGCCTGGACCAGCGAATTCAAGGATCGGAAGATCAGGACCAACGTGCTGAGCCCGGGTCCGGTCGACACGCCGATGTTCGACGGGCAGTTCCCGTCCGAAGAGGGCGCTGCCGAAGCCAGAAAGCAGATCACTGCGATGGTACCTCTGGCCCGTTTGGGGCGCCCAGAGGAGATCGCTTCCGCAGCTTTGTTCCTCGCCTCGGACCAAAGCAGCTACGTCGCCGGTATCGACCTGCTGGTCGACGGCGGCCTGACGGCTGTCTAG
- a CDS encoding cupin domain-containing protein, translated as MTAESKSGVVVQASDLPETAAAGLPTNIWGFDQLPALPLAAEQVLGEYQQKGLFGPKGALRVDVMSFPPETSNPAPDLGALMAKLDFGTGHNMTPGKSGGGMHRTDSIDLVVVISGEGEMAYPDEDGELKEIHLKVGDFVVQNGNFHEWRNRSGAPFVVLIVTLGAERKAT; from the coding sequence GTGACCGCCGAAAGCAAGTCGGGCGTCGTCGTGCAGGCGAGTGATTTGCCTGAAACGGCCGCGGCCGGTCTCCCCACTAATATTTGGGGGTTCGACCAGCTTCCGGCCCTGCCCCTCGCAGCCGAGCAGGTGCTCGGCGAGTACCAGCAAAAGGGCCTCTTCGGTCCGAAAGGTGCCCTCCGAGTCGACGTCATGTCATTTCCCCCGGAGACGAGCAACCCGGCGCCGGATCTTGGAGCCCTTATGGCCAAGCTCGACTTCGGGACGGGTCACAATATGACGCCCGGAAAATCGGGCGGGGGAATGCACCGCACCGACAGCATCGACCTCGTGGTCGTGATTAGCGGCGAAGGGGAGATGGCTTACCCCGACGAAGACGGCGAGTTGAAGGAAATCCACCTCAAGGTTGGCGATTTCGTCGTGCAGAACGGCAACTTTCACGAGTGGCGTAACCGCTCCGGCGCACCCTTCGTGGTTTTAATCGTCACGCTCGGGGCCGAACGCAAAGCGACCTGA
- a CDS encoding SDR family oxidoreductase: MERYQGKKVVIIGGTSGMGLATAKMLLGGGARVLVTGRSQAGLESAQKELGSDALVVSSDARSLTDLDALASRVKAEFDTLDLLFVNAGFSIRAPLESMTEAVYDEMFNLNAKGPLFAVQKLAPLINRGGSVVFTTSIANVKGMAGQAAYGAAKAALRSFARTLAAELLPREIRVNAVTPGPIDTPILGKVFTGKDEAAQVREKMTGMVPMKRWGMSEEIAKAVLFLAFDATFTTGAELPVDGGWSQL; the protein is encoded by the coding sequence ATGGAACGTTACCAAGGCAAAAAAGTGGTGATCATCGGCGGCACCAGCGGCATGGGGCTCGCCACGGCTAAGATGCTCCTCGGTGGGGGCGCGCGCGTCCTGGTGACGGGTCGCTCGCAAGCCGGTCTAGAATCGGCGCAGAAGGAGCTGGGGAGTGACGCCCTCGTGGTTTCGAGCGACGCGCGGTCGTTGACGGACCTCGACGCACTCGCCTCTCGGGTGAAGGCCGAGTTCGACACCCTCGACCTGCTCTTCGTCAACGCCGGGTTCAGCATCCGGGCGCCGCTCGAGAGCATGACCGAGGCCGTCTACGACGAGATGTTCAACTTGAACGCCAAGGGACCGCTTTTCGCGGTGCAGAAGCTCGCGCCGCTGATAAACCGGGGCGGCTCTGTCGTCTTCACGACTTCGATCGCCAACGTCAAGGGGATGGCCGGCCAGGCCGCATATGGGGCCGCCAAAGCTGCGCTGCGATCCTTCGCCCGGACGCTCGCCGCCGAGTTGCTCCCTCGCGAAATTCGCGTTAACGCGGTGACGCCCGGTCCCATCGACACGCCGATCCTCGGCAAAGTGTTTACCGGTAAAGACGAAGCCGCCCAGGTCAGGGAGAAGATGACCGGCATGGTTCCGATGAAGCGCTGGGGAATGTCGGAGGAGATCGCCAAGGCCGTCCTCTTCCTTGCGTTCGACGCGACCTTCACGACCGGCGCCGAATTGCCGGTCGATGGCGGTTGGTCGCAACTCTGA
- a CDS encoding SDR family NAD(P)-dependent oxidoreductase, translating into MKHSIALVTGTTSGLGYAAARILAGEGWREIIVTGRSLGRTQETAARLAAETKKQVFTPLELELDKPSSVQSALAELVKRNRPIDFLLLNAGLVPFKQRVLTEAGVESSQAPLIGHHQLTVGLLSANLLSPDARIVIAGAEPARGGVPFFKYTDLPGFAAKYHKGDRTAAVEALVRNGPNVKYVPNNAYADAKLIIAWWTAALARRLPSGMAVYAVSPGAATDTKVVRSAGWALKYLFIPIVNLIPGMNQTPETAARRYLQASEFGTDVSGQFFASAQGKFTGPIEAQRHPHLHDRASQEAAWQAVVKISGVDFSSAAT; encoded by the coding sequence ATGAAACATTCGATCGCGCTCGTCACGGGCACCACCTCCGGGCTCGGTTATGCGGCAGCCCGTATTCTTGCCGGAGAGGGCTGGCGCGAGATCATCGTCACCGGGCGCAGCCTGGGCCGGACCCAGGAAACGGCCGCGCGGCTCGCGGCAGAGACCAAAAAACAGGTTTTCACGCCGCTGGAGCTGGAGCTGGACAAGCCGTCCAGTGTTCAATCTGCCCTCGCCGAACTGGTCAAGCGAAATCGGCCAATCGATTTCCTGCTGCTCAATGCAGGGCTGGTTCCCTTTAAGCAGCGCGTTCTCACCGAGGCGGGCGTCGAGTCTTCTCAGGCCCCGCTCATCGGGCATCATCAACTGACGGTTGGGTTGCTGAGTGCCAACCTACTGAGTCCCGATGCGCGGATCGTTATCGCAGGTGCAGAACCGGCCCGAGGGGGCGTACCATTTTTCAAATACACCGACCTGCCAGGGTTCGCGGCCAAATACCACAAAGGCGACCGAACCGCCGCTGTTGAAGCCCTGGTGCGGAACGGGCCAAACGTGAAATATGTGCCCAACAACGCGTATGCCGACGCGAAGCTCATCATCGCATGGTGGACCGCGGCGCTGGCCCGCCGGCTCCCCTCCGGCATGGCCGTGTACGCTGTCTCGCCCGGTGCGGCGACCGACACCAAGGTGGTGCGAAGCGCTGGCTGGGCCTTGAAGTATCTGTTTATCCCAATCGTGAACCTCATTCCCGGCATGAATCAGACTCCGGAAACCGCGGCCCGTCGGTACCTCCAGGCGTCGGAGTTCGGAACCGACGTCTCGGGGCAATTCTTCGCCTCGGCACAAGGGAAGTTCACTGGCCCAATTGAGGCGCAGCGCCACCCCCACCTCCACGACCGCGCCAGCCAGGAAGCCGCGTGGCAGGCCGTCGTCAAAATCTCTGGCGTCGATTTCTCTTCCGCAGCAACTTGA
- a CDS encoding TetR/AcrR family transcriptional regulator: protein MKKATQIFWSKGYDGVTIDDLVAGMGVGKPSLYSVFGDKRTLFLRVLKAYAEAKGALAAQALFSPRTLRDSIAGFLKYAVESATEKGSAPGCLIVCIAPLVDDAEVRQFLKDAAAGGVALVERRFRDGIIAEEIPSDFPVTVRAIQVTDFARGLTMRARLGTPRKTLLRDAEEAADLVLLSRRGDAAPER, encoded by the coding sequence GTGAAAAAGGCGACCCAGATATTCTGGTCGAAGGGCTACGACGGGGTGACGATCGACGATCTCGTTGCCGGGATGGGCGTGGGAAAGCCGAGCCTGTATTCCGTCTTCGGAGACAAGCGAACGTTGTTCTTGCGCGTCCTCAAGGCATACGCGGAGGCGAAAGGGGCTCTCGCTGCGCAGGCACTCTTCTCGCCGCGCACTCTTCGCGACTCGATCGCGGGCTTTCTAAAGTACGCCGTCGAAAGTGCGACCGAGAAAGGGTCCGCCCCGGGATGTCTAATCGTGTGCATCGCGCCCCTCGTAGACGACGCTGAGGTCAGGCAGTTCCTGAAGGACGCCGCCGCTGGCGGCGTGGCGCTCGTGGAACGCCGTTTCCGGGACGGGATCATCGCGGAAGAAATCCCGTCTGATTTTCCGGTAACCGTGCGCGCGATCCAAGTCACGGATTTTGCTCGTGGCCTTACCATGCGCGCGCGGTTAGGCACGCCGCGCAAGACGCTTCTCCGGGACGCCGAGGAAGCGGCCGACCTGGTGCTCCTGTCGCGGCGTGGAGACGCGGCGCCAGAACGTTGA
- a CDS encoding methyltransferase-A70 family protein, with the protein MKVFGTLGYVATVLRGPRVHAASGGTAVEMTKIIETVPHFLDFLSTPPKGMRYRTLLIDPPWPETLIGKFKKTRHARPDDLPYPTLTLDQIKVLPVPELADTNAHV; encoded by the coding sequence ATGAAGGTTTTTGGGACGCTCGGCTATGTGGCGACGGTGCTGCGAGGCCCGCGTGTTCACGCGGCGAGCGGCGGAACAGCGGTCGAAATGACAAAGATCATCGAGACCGTCCCGCATTTTCTGGACTTTCTATCAACGCCGCCCAAGGGGATGCGATACCGAACCCTTCTGATCGACCCGCCCTGGCCTGAAACGCTCATCGGGAAATTCAAAAAGACCCGTCACGCACGGCCCGACGATCTTCCTTACCCCACGCTGACACTCGACCAAATCAAAGTCCTGCCCGTTCCCGAACTGGCGGACACGAACGCGCACGTCTGA
- a CDS encoding alpha/beta hydrolase → MVRFPRFAVVAALIIVVASGGIRPPLAGAQEKSLPPEKAKSALLRLLDRPKVPADVREDAKPVEKNKFVYSRWSFASEKKADGTIEMVPVLMVAPAGAPAKRPVMIVLHGTGGNKEGVQSWLEDFAREGVIGVAIDARYHGSRANAGKGATAYVNAITAAWRTPADKPMEHPFYYDTVWDLWRLIDVLAARDDIDAKNIGMLGISMGGIETWLAASVDDRVKVAAPLIGVQSFRWSLDNDQWQGRANTIKAAHEAAAKDLGERAVNRRVCRELWSKVLPGVLGDFDGPNLLPLFATGPARALFIANGDRDPNCPIEGARIAIAAAEAAFKRAGASDRLVVRVNAGVAHKVTDDDHKEAIAFCVKWLK, encoded by the coding sequence ATGGTTCGCTTTCCCCGCTTCGCTGTCGTCGCCGCTCTCATCATTGTTGTTGCCTCGGGGGGCATACGCCCCCCGCTCGCCGGGGCGCAGGAGAAGTCGCTCCCGCCGGAAAAGGCCAAAAGCGCACTCCTTCGACTGCTCGACCGGCCGAAGGTGCCGGCGGATGTGCGTGAGGACGCGAAACCGGTCGAGAAGAACAAGTTCGTCTACTCCCGGTGGTCGTTCGCGAGCGAGAAGAAAGCCGACGGCACCATTGAAATGGTGCCGGTTCTGATGGTCGCGCCCGCGGGGGCGCCGGCGAAGCGGCCGGTGATGATCGTTCTCCACGGCACCGGTGGCAACAAGGAAGGGGTGCAGTCGTGGCTCGAAGACTTCGCCCGGGAGGGGGTGATCGGCGTGGCCATCGACGCACGCTACCACGGCTCGCGTGCGAACGCCGGCAAGGGCGCGACCGCGTACGTGAACGCGATCACGGCGGCGTGGCGGACGCCCGCCGACAAGCCGATGGAACACCCGTTCTATTACGACACCGTATGGGACCTGTGGCGGCTCATCGACGTGCTGGCGGCCCGCGACGACATCGACGCGAAGAACATCGGCATGTTGGGCATCAGCATGGGCGGGATCGAGACGTGGCTGGCGGCGTCGGTGGACGACCGCGTGAAGGTCGCGGCCCCGCTGATCGGCGTGCAGAGCTTCAGGTGGAGCCTGGACAACGACCAGTGGCAGGGCCGGGCGAACACCATCAAGGCGGCCCACGAGGCCGCCGCGAAAGACCTGGGCGAACGGGCGGTGAACCGGCGGGTGTGCCGCGAACTCTGGTCGAAGGTGCTCCCGGGGGTCCTGGGCGATTTCGACGGCCCGAACCTGCTCCCGCTGTTCGCGACCGGTCCCGCGCGGGCGCTGTTCATCGCCAACGGCGACCGGGACCCGAACTGTCCGATCGAGGGCGCCCGGATCGCGATTGCCGCCGCGGAGGCGGCGTTCAAGCGGGCCGGCGCGAGCGACCGGCTCGTGGTCCGCGTCAACGCGGGCGTCGCTCACAAGGTCACCGACGACGATCACAAGGAAGCGATCGCCTTCTGCGTGAAGTGGCTGAAGTAA
- a CDS encoding tRNA-uridine aminocarboxypropyltransferase: MSADRDQTPCPACRLPVWLCVCAHAPRVATRTSLLLIVHVHDLGRTSNTARLLALAVRGATLVGHGGLPAPPDPACHVPAGATPLVLFPGRGARTLTAELVAALPSPPALVVPDGNWKQAGRMVKRLPLLAGAAKVALPPRVFTGPALRRNRPGERMSTFVAVAQALAVLEGEAVAGPLLDFYRRAVDRMLLVRGKLRLGDVYGGLDGPCSSSGPSERGG; the protein is encoded by the coding sequence ATGTCCGCAGACCGCGACCAGACCCCGTGCCCCGCGTGTCGCCTCCCGGTGTGGCTGTGCGTGTGCGCGCACGCCCCGCGGGTCGCGACCCGCACCTCGCTCCTCCTCATCGTCCACGTTCACGACCTGGGCCGGACGAGCAACACGGCCCGCCTCCTCGCCCTGGCGGTCCGCGGCGCCACGCTCGTCGGTCACGGGGGGCTCCCCGCCCCGCCCGATCCGGCGTGCCACGTGCCCGCGGGCGCGACCCCGCTCGTACTCTTTCCCGGGCGCGGGGCCCGGACGCTGACGGCGGAACTCGTCGCCGCCCTGCCGTCGCCGCCGGCCCTCGTCGTCCCGGACGGCAACTGGAAGCAGGCGGGCCGAATGGTGAAGCGGCTGCCGCTCCTCGCCGGCGCCGCGAAGGTCGCGCTCCCGCCCCGCGTGTTCACCGGACCCGCCCTGCGGCGCAACCGCCCGGGGGAGCGCATGTCGACCTTCGTTGCGGTGGCCCAGGCGCTCGCGGTCCTGGAGGGCGAGGCGGTCGCCGGGCCGCTCCTCGATTTCTACCGGCGGGCCGTCGATCGCATGCTGCTCGTCCGCGGTAAGCTCCGGCTCGGTGACGTGTACGGCGGCCTTGACGGCCCGTGCAGTTCGTCGGGACCGAGCGAGCGTGGCGGATGA
- a CDS encoding RNA polymerase sigma factor, with translation MRVSVSLGLAHRIRDLALSLRDDPRSDADLLAAFGRDRDEGAFAVLVARHRQVVWDTCRTALGSDADAEDAFQAVFIALARDARKVRPDTLGGWLYTVAVRASTNARVAARRREAAYRRLNQQATRSADAPPDEDLRAVVREELAGLPEPLRVPLTLYYLEGKTQADVGRILGVTDRAAAARLRRGLAALRRQLDRRGYRFRPPF, from the coding sequence ATGCGTGTGTCTGTCTCGCTCGGGTTAGCCCACCGAATCCGAGACCTCGCTCTCTCACTGCGCGACGACCCGCGATCGGATGCGGATCTCCTGGCCGCGTTCGGCCGCGACCGGGACGAGGGGGCGTTCGCGGTTCTCGTCGCCCGCCACCGGCAGGTGGTGTGGGACACCTGCCGCACGGCCTTGGGGAGCGACGCGGACGCCGAGGACGCCTTCCAAGCGGTCTTCATTGCCCTCGCTCGGGACGCCCGAAAGGTCCGCCCCGACACCCTCGGGGGGTGGCTCTACACGGTCGCGGTTCGGGCGAGCACGAACGCCCGGGTGGCGGCCCGCCGGCGCGAGGCCGCCTACCGCCGCCTGAACCAGCAGGCGACCCGGTCCGCGGACGCCCCGCCCGACGAGGACCTCCGGGCGGTCGTCCGGGAAGAGCTGGCCGGTCTGCCCGAACCGCTCCGGGTGCCGCTGACGCTCTACTACCTGGAAGGCAAGACCCAGGCCGATGTCGGCCGCATCCTCGGGGTGACCGACCGGGCCGCCGCCGCCCGGCTCCGCCGCGGGCTGGCGGCGCTCCGCAGGCAACTCGACCGACGGGGGTATCGGTTTCGTCCGCCGTTCTGA
- a CDS encoding WD40 repeat domain-containing protein has translation MTSPAGAAAPAGLVAATTDVALAAAAGQPPGTVAAHLAAGLTGPGTGRAKLYGFVLALAGLGAVGGVVGLGGADADQTGGPVDLAPAGEPRADRLGDALPTGAVARIGTHRFRAGQSRAAEDVAFFPDGRTLASVHGGAEVTLWETATGKPSRVFGGPAGARWVVTSPDGSRLAVAGAAEVWVWAIGADAPRVLWKWRALQFPPQPAVTALAFSPDSSVVAVGDREDKCARLFRAATGEEVGTLAGQPLAMSAAPGGKYLAAIGGRDRAGWGTASSSGTRRPVGPVGCSTPRPGSCSLMSPCRPTGGRSCGPRRGPSA, from the coding sequence ATGACGAGCCCGGCGGGGGCGGCCGCCCCCGCCGGGCTCGTCGCCGCCACCACCGACGTGGCCCTTGCGGCCGCGGCCGGGCAGCCGCCCGGCACCGTCGCCGCTCACCTCGCAGCCGGGCTGACCGGGCCGGGAACCGGTCGGGCCAAACTGTACGGGTTCGTACTGGCCCTTGCCGGGTTGGGGGCGGTCGGCGGGGTCGTGGGTCTGGGCGGGGCGGACGCCGATCAAACCGGCGGCCCGGTCGATCTCGCGCCCGCCGGTGAGCCCCGCGCCGACCGGCTCGGGGACGCGCTCCCGACCGGGGCCGTTGCGCGGATCGGCACCCACCGGTTCCGCGCCGGCCAGTCGAGGGCGGCCGAGGACGTCGCGTTCTTCCCGGACGGCCGGACGCTGGCGTCCGTACACGGCGGCGCCGAAGTCACACTGTGGGAGACGGCGACCGGGAAGCCGAGCCGGGTGTTCGGCGGCCCGGCGGGGGCGCGGTGGGTCGTCACCTCCCCCGATGGTTCCCGGCTGGCCGTCGCCGGCGCGGCCGAGGTGTGGGTCTGGGCCATCGGGGCCGACGCCCCCCGGGTGCTGTGGAAGTGGCGGGCGCTCCAGTTCCCGCCGCAGCCGGCCGTGACCGCCCTGGCCTTCTCGCCGGATTCGAGCGTCGTGGCCGTCGGCGACCGGGAGGACAAGTGTGCGCGCCTGTTCCGGGCCGCCACGGGCGAGGAGGTGGGGACGCTGGCCGGCCAACCGCTGGCAATGTCGGCCGCCCCGGGTGGGAAGTACCTGGCGGCCATCGGCGGCCGCGACCGGGCCGGGTGGGGGACCGCCTCGTCTTCTGGGACGCGGCGGCCGGTCGGGCCGGTCGGGTGCTCGACGCCGCGACCGGGGAGCTGTTCGTTGATGTCGCCCTGTCGGCCGACGGGCGGGCGGTCGTGCGGACCGCGAAGGGGGCCGTCCGCCTGA
- a CDS encoding WD40 repeat domain-containing protein produces the protein MAVATWGRGVALAEVATGRTGQQFECSGRPLALAFSPDGRLLVAGGADGAVTVWDLAAGRAVRRFAGHRGPVAALSFAPDGHRLASGSADGTALIWDTVGLRAPAPAGPAGRAASWATPCSGRTRRPRTAPPLPWPSSRNWPFGWWPPPRRAPARGRCRAVGR, from the coding sequence GTGGCGGTCGCCACCTGGGGCCGCGGGGTCGCGCTCGCCGAGGTCGCCACCGGGCGGACCGGGCAACAGTTCGAGTGCTCCGGTCGGCCTCTGGCCCTGGCCTTCTCCCCGGACGGGCGGCTGCTGGTTGCCGGGGGCGCGGACGGGGCGGTCACGGTTTGGGACCTGGCCGCCGGCCGCGCGGTCCGCCGCTTCGCCGGCCACCGGGGGCCGGTCGCCGCCCTCTCGTTCGCTCCGGACGGCCACCGGTTGGCGTCCGGCAGTGCCGACGGGACGGCCCTGATCTGGGACACGGTCGGCCTCCGCGCCCCGGCCCCCGCCGGCCCCGCCGGACGGGCGGCGAGCTGGGCGACGCCGTGTTCGGGGCGGACGCGGCGGCCGCGCACCGCGCCACCTTTGCCCTGGCCGAGCAGCCGGAACTGGCCGTTCGGCTGGTGGCCCCCGCCTCGCCGCGCCCCCGCCCGCGGCCGATGTCGAGCAGTGGGTCGATGA